Proteins from a single region of Verrucomicrobiota bacterium:
- a CDS encoding class I SAM-dependent methyltransferase: MCYACRVANRYYAAGAPRAEKVGDLFAGIADRYDLLNDLQSFGLHRRWKRQLVELARVKPGDTALDLCCGTGDVAFALARAGAEVTGLDFSEPMLQVARERSSQFEADGTANRTPANPQPAIRHPHFIQGDALRTPFADASFAVVSISYGLRNLADFDAGLREMWRVTRPGARLLVLDFGRPDNALWRSIYFGWLRCAVPVLGRVFCRNAPAYAYIHESLLHYPAQRGVEAKLRELGAVNLRTINLVGGAMSINVGEKRKA, from the coding sequence TTGTGTTACGCTTGCCGCGTGGCCAATCGCTACTACGCGGCGGGCGCGCCGCGCGCGGAGAAGGTCGGCGACCTTTTTGCCGGCATCGCGGACCGCTACGACCTGCTCAACGACCTGCAAAGCTTCGGCCTGCACCGTCGGTGGAAGCGGCAGCTTGTCGAACTCGCGCGCGTGAAGCCGGGCGACACCGCGCTCGACCTGTGCTGCGGCACGGGCGACGTCGCCTTCGCGCTCGCCCGCGCGGGCGCGGAAGTCACGGGACTCGACTTCAGCGAGCCGATGCTCCAAGTCGCGCGCGAAAGAAGTTCACAGTTCGAGGCTGACGGGACGGCGAATCGAACCCCGGCCAATCCCCAACCGGCCATCCGCCATCCGCATTTCATCCAAGGTGACGCGCTTCGCACGCCGTTCGCGGACGCGAGCTTCGCCGTGGTGAGCATCAGCTATGGACTGCGCAACCTCGCGGACTTCGACGCCGGGCTGCGCGAGATGTGGCGCGTCACGCGGCCGGGCGCGCGGTTGCTCGTGCTCGATTTCGGCAGGCCCGACAACGCGCTCTGGCGATCGATCTACTTTGGCTGGCTCCGCTGCGCGGTGCCGGTGCTCGGCCGCGTCTTCTGCCGGAACGCGCCGGCTTACGCTTACATCCACGAGTCGCTTCTGCACTACCCGGCGCAACGCGGCGTGGAGGCGAAGCTCCGCGAACTCGGCGCGGTGAACTTGCGCACGATCAACCTCGTCGGCGGGGCGATGAGCATCAACGTGGGAGAGAAGCGAAAGGCATGA
- a CDS encoding ABC transporter ATP-binding protein, translating into MHHHAGAHADPTFSARKRSTMEILRRVAVYLRPYKLMAAGTIACALLSLAFAFAYPKLTQLIIDDVIVKKDAARLAPVMLMLMAAFALRELFNSLRIRINNEFEQKVIFDMRRDVYARLQRLPVGWFDQRASGDLMTRVIEDVNSVERVLIDGTEQGTVAVLSIVGVLVILFATNAPLTGVALAPLPFLAGGALWYTLTAHRRYRAQREAASAMNALLMDNLQGVRQIKTFGREPHEDRRFAERANDLRLGTLGVMRVWAMYSPAMAFFASAGAGLVLWVGGATVIRGEMTVGELVGFIFYLVLFYEPVARLHGLNQMLQSARAAGERVFDILDTGEERSNLVSAPAILRSTPGADAQAPSGAIHWRARGEVSYESVGFSYGPERVVLKDISLGARPGQMIALVGPTGAGKSTLVNLLPGFYRATSGRITIDDCDIANLTLHELRQQISVVSQEAFLFNGTVRENILYGRLDATAAELLAASNAANCHEFISRLPQGYDSRVGERGVKLSVGEKQRVSIARALLKDAPILILDEATASVDTQTERLIQEALERLMAGRTSFVIAHRLSTIRNADRILVMMHGQIVERGTHDELLAAGGLYAKLARIQNTTFIEEGFEKLAVT; encoded by the coding sequence ATGCACCACCACGCCGGCGCGCACGCCGACCCGACCTTCTCCGCGAGGAAGCGCTCGACGATGGAAATCCTCCGTCGCGTGGCGGTTTATCTGCGTCCCTACAAGCTGATGGCCGCGGGCACGATCGCCTGCGCGCTGCTCTCGCTCGCGTTCGCCTTCGCCTATCCCAAGCTCACGCAGCTCATCATCGACGACGTGATCGTCAAGAAGGACGCCGCCCGCCTCGCGCCCGTGATGCTGATGCTCATGGCGGCGTTCGCGCTGCGCGAACTCTTCAACAGCCTGCGCATCCGCATCAACAACGAGTTCGAGCAGAAGGTCATCTTCGACATGCGCCGCGATGTCTATGCGCGGCTGCAACGGCTGCCGGTCGGGTGGTTCGACCAGCGCGCGTCGGGCGACTTGATGACGCGTGTGATCGAGGACGTGAACTCGGTCGAGCGCGTGCTCATTGACGGCACGGAGCAGGGCACCGTGGCCGTGCTGAGCATCGTGGGTGTGCTGGTGATTCTCTTCGCGACGAACGCCCCGCTCACGGGGGTCGCGCTCGCGCCGCTGCCCTTCCTCGCGGGCGGCGCGCTCTGGTATACGCTCACGGCGCACCGCCGCTACCGGGCCCAACGCGAGGCCGCGAGCGCGATGAACGCGCTGCTCATGGACAACCTGCAGGGCGTGCGCCAGATCAAGACCTTCGGCCGCGAGCCGCACGAGGACAGGCGCTTCGCAGAGCGCGCGAACGACCTGCGGCTCGGCACGCTCGGCGTGATGCGCGTGTGGGCGATGTATTCGCCGGCGATGGCGTTCTTCGCGTCGGCGGGCGCGGGTCTCGTGCTGTGGGTCGGCGGCGCGACGGTGATCCGCGGCGAGATGACCGTGGGGGAACTGGTCGGGTTCATCTTTTACCTCGTGCTGTTTTACGAGCCGGTCGCGCGGTTGCACGGCCTCAACCAGATGCTTCAGTCCGCGCGCGCGGCGGGCGAGCGCGTGTTTGACATCCTCGACACCGGCGAGGAACGCAGCAACCTCGTGAGTGCGCCCGCCATCCTCCGCTCGACGCCGGGCGCGGACGCGCAGGCGCCCTCGGGCGCGATCCACTGGCGCGCGCGGGGCGAGGTGAGCTACGAATCCGTCGGCTTCAGCTACGGGCCCGAGCGCGTCGTGCTCAAGGACATCTCCCTCGGCGCGAGGCCCGGGCAGATGATTGCGCTCGTCGGCCCGACCGGCGCGGGCAAGTCCACGCTTGTGAACCTGCTGCCCGGCTTTTACCGGGCCACGTCGGGCCGGATCACCATTGATGACTGCGACATCGCGAACCTCACGCTTCACGAACTGCGCCAGCAGATCAGCGTCGTGAGCCAGGAGGCGTTCCTCTTCAACGGCACCGTGCGCGAGAACATCCTCTACGGCCGGCTCGACGCGACGGCGGCGGAACTCCTCGCCGCGTCGAACGCGGCCAACTGCCACGAGTTCATCTCGCGCCTGCCGCAGGGCTACGACTCGCGCGTGGGCGAGCGCGGCGTGAAGCTGAGCGTCGGAGAGAAACAGCGCGTCAGCATCGCCCGCGCGCTCCTCAAGGACGCGCCCATCCTCATCCTCGACGAGGCGACGGCGAGCGTGGACACGCAGACCGAGCGGCTGATTCAGGAGGCGCTCGAACGGTTGATGGCGGGGCGCACGAGCTTCGTCATCGCGCACCGGCTGAGCACCATCCGCAACGCCGACCGCATCCTCGTGATGATGCACGGCCAAATCGTCGAGCGCGGCACGCACGACGAACTGCTCGCGGCCGGCGGCCTCTACGCGAAACTCGCGCGCATCCAGAACACGACGTTCATCGAGGAAGGGTTTGAGAAGCTGGCGGTGACGTGA
- a CDS encoding RluA family pseudouridine synthase has translation MEPLVRILHEDADLLALNKPAGLACHPTKSGPLSSLISRARLHLGGAVKPHLINRLDRETSGVILIAKSDATARDLRKLWESRLVAKEYLAIVHGHIRDERGLVDAPLGHDESAQTFIKDCVCADGAPSQTGYDVVSRFARDGREFTLTRVHLLTGRKHQIRIHLAHIGHPVVGDKLYGGDERLYLDFVRGRQTDEQRARLMLEHQALHANTIRVGWRGRAWEFTAPPEPEFARFAGLPQP, from the coding sequence ATGGAACCCCTTGTTCGAATCCTCCACGAGGACGCCGACCTCCTCGCCCTGAACAAGCCCGCGGGCCTCGCCTGCCACCCGACCAAGTCTGGCCCGCTCTCCAGCCTCATCAGCCGCGCGCGGCTGCACCTCGGCGGGGCCGTGAAGCCTCACCTGATCAACCGGCTCGATCGCGAGACCAGCGGCGTCATCCTCATCGCCAAGTCTGACGCCACCGCGCGCGACCTGCGCAAGTTGTGGGAGTCGCGCCTCGTCGCGAAGGAGTATCTCGCCATCGTCCACGGCCACATCCGCGACGAGCGCGGCCTGGTGGATGCCCCGCTCGGCCACGACGAGTCCGCGCAGACGTTCATCAAGGATTGCGTGTGCGCGGATGGCGCCCCGTCGCAGACGGGCTACGACGTGGTGAGCCGCTTCGCGCGGGACGGGCGTGAGTTTACGCTCACGCGGGTGCACCTGCTCACCGGCCGGAAGCACCAGATTCGCATCCACCTCGCGCACATCGGCCACCCGGTCGTGGGCGACAAGCTCTACGGCGGCGACGAACGGTTGTATCTCGATTTCGTGCGCGGCCGGCAGACGGACGAGCAGCGCGCGCGCTTGATGCTGGAACATCAGGCGTTGCACGCGAACACAATCCGGGTCGGATGGCGCGGACGGGCGTGGGAATTCACCGCGCCCCCCGAGCCCGAGTTCGCGCGCTTCGCGGGACTCCCGCAGCCGTGA
- a CDS encoding fumarate hydrolyase, whose translation MASFRFTTPPSEAAVRQLKAGDSVTLDGVVFGIRDAGLIRLFDQGVPCPVDLRGAALLHTAPNVRKLPDGRYEPLSIGTTTSLRMDRYTEPLLRDHGVRAILGKGGLSASSAALMARYGAVYLSVTGGAAAGQTLQTEAIERVFWEDLMPECLWQFRVKGMGPLIVGIDAQGNNLQLDVQGEAERRSADILRKMGVA comes from the coding sequence ATGGCTTCCTTTCGTTTCACCACCCCGCCTTCCGAGGCCGCCGTGCGCCAACTCAAGGCCGGCGATTCCGTCACGCTCGACGGCGTCGTGTTCGGCATCCGCGACGCGGGCCTCATCCGCCTGTTCGACCAAGGCGTGCCATGCCCGGTGGATTTGCGCGGAGCCGCGCTGCTGCACACGGCGCCGAACGTCCGCAAACTTCCCGACGGCCGCTACGAGCCGTTGTCCATCGGCACCACCACGAGCCTGCGTATGGACCGCTACACCGAGCCGCTGCTGCGCGACCACGGCGTGCGCGCGATCCTCGGCAAGGGCGGCCTCTCGGCGTCGAGCGCGGCGTTGATGGCGCGATACGGCGCGGTGTATTTGAGCGTCACCGGCGGCGCGGCGGCGGGCCAGACGTTGCAGACCGAGGCGATCGAGCGCGTGTTTTGGGAAGACCTGATGCCCGAGTGCCTGTGGCAATTCCGCGTGAAGGGCATGGGGCCTCTGATCGTGGGCATTGATGCGCAGGGGAACAACCTCCAGCTCGACGTGCAGGGAGAAGCCGAGCGCAGGTCGGCGGACATTCTGCGCAAGATGGGTGTCGCATGA
- a CDS encoding fumarate hydratase translates to MEVPETFYPLVEHTCRELYIRSLKEIPPDVVEAIRRAAARETKEVARRIFAAYLESIELGRARDMIVCQDTGIPIYWAGIGCRLRLDGARLADAIRLGTERATRDHPLRSSIVSPLTRENRQTSTGEGIPIIHFDFVPDADTLDILFMPKGSGSENMSSLKMLVPADGVNGIKRFVLEQVVGAGAKPCPPTIVGIGIGGSSDLCLALAKKATARPLGTRNPDPQFAALEEELFNAINATGIGPQGLGGDTTALAVHIEAAWTHITCNPVAVNLQCWRAERRRATLSADGTVEFGF, encoded by the coding sequence ATGGAAGTTCCGGAGACATTCTACCCGCTCGTCGAGCACACCTGCCGCGAGCTCTACATCCGGTCGCTCAAGGAAATCCCCCCCGACGTCGTTGAGGCCATCCGCCGCGCGGCCGCGCGCGAGACGAAGGAAGTCGCCCGGCGCATCTTCGCCGCGTATCTTGAATCCATCGAACTCGGCCGCGCCCGCGACATGATTGTATGCCAGGATACCGGCATCCCCATCTACTGGGCCGGCATCGGCTGCCGGCTGCGGCTCGATGGCGCGCGACTTGCCGACGCCATCCGCCTCGGCACCGAACGCGCCACGCGCGACCATCCGCTCCGCAGCAGCATCGTCTCGCCACTGACCCGCGAGAACCGCCAGACCAGCACCGGCGAAGGCATCCCCATCATCCACTTCGACTTCGTGCCGGACGCCGACACGCTCGACATTTTATTCATGCCGAAAGGCAGCGGCTCGGAGAACATGAGCTCGCTGAAAATGCTCGTGCCCGCCGACGGCGTAAACGGCATCAAGCGCTTCGTGCTCGAACAAGTCGTCGGCGCGGGCGCCAAGCCGTGCCCGCCCACCATCGTCGGCATCGGCATCGGCGGCTCGTCCGATCTCTGCCTGGCGCTCGCCAAAAAAGCCACCGCGCGCCCGCTCGGCACGCGCAACCCCGACCCGCAATTCGCCGCCCTCGAGGAGGAACTCTTCAACGCCATCAACGCCACCGGCATCGGCCCGCAGGGACTCGGAGGCGACACCACGGCGCTGGCCGTTCACATCGAGGCTGCGTGGACGCACATCACCTGCAACCCCGTCGCCGTGAACCTGCAATGCTGGCGTGCTGAACGCCGCCGCGCGACTTTGTCCGCGGACGGAACGGTGGAGTTCGGTTTTTGA
- a CDS encoding DUF4404 family protein: protein MIHDTIAQLRGRLEASGALKPEAKSAVLGLLETLKSEVNELSATHADQARSIAGFTQVSAHEATRERPDTRLKELSIEGLRASVAGFEESHPKLAAAVNRVCMALSNLGI, encoded by the coding sequence ATGATTCACGACACGATTGCGCAGCTTCGCGGTCGGCTCGAAGCATCGGGCGCGCTCAAGCCCGAGGCCAAGTCCGCGGTGCTCGGCCTGCTGGAGACGCTCAAGTCCGAGGTGAACGAGTTGTCCGCCACGCACGCGGACCAGGCGCGGAGCATCGCGGGCTTCACGCAGGTCTCGGCGCACGAGGCCACGCGCGAGCGACCGGACACGCGCCTGAAGGAGCTCTCGATCGAAGGCTTGCGCGCGTCAGTCGCGGGGTTCGAGGAATCGCATCCGAAGCTGGCCGCCGCGGTGAACCGTGTGTGCATGGCGCTTTCCAATCTCGGCATCTGA
- a CDS encoding DUF971 domain-containing protein, translating to MHPTDVQVIGTELAVKWDDGSESFIPLEALRRACPCAACHGEQDIFGKVYKGPERAFTPESFKLSRVVPVGGYAVQPFWADGHSSGLFAFDYLRRVAGAE from the coding sequence ATGCACCCCACGGACGTGCAGGTGATCGGCACGGAACTCGCCGTGAAATGGGACGACGGCTCGGAGAGTTTCATCCCGCTCGAAGCGCTCCGCCGCGCGTGCCCGTGCGCGGCATGCCACGGCGAGCAGGACATCTTCGGCAAGGTTTACAAGGGACCGGAACGCGCGTTCACGCCGGAGTCCTTCAAGCTGTCGCGGGTGGTTCCCGTGGGTGGATACGCGGTGCAGCCGTTCTGGGCGGACGGACACTCCTCGGGGCTGTTCGCCTTTGACTACCTGCGGCGGGTGGCGGGCGCAGAATAG
- a CDS encoding DUF5069 domain-containing protein, giving the protein MASTQAALAAPDLTQRPPRSARVRLGGYVILPRMLDKGRAQLVGRNGEYHFNCPLDRHFLDFAGVNPDALLKQLAAGKGDGEILAWIGKHAKQKHSVIEVSAWSAYHENRGPADFESREYFNHKYLEKLAPARTDILSWFDVLDVDDHVSFGGKA; this is encoded by the coding sequence ATGGCCTCGACCCAAGCCGCCCTCGCCGCGCCCGACCTCACGCAACGCCCGCCCCGCAGCGCCCGCGTGCGACTCGGCGGCTACGTCATTCTCCCGCGCATGCTCGACAAAGGCCGCGCGCAACTTGTGGGCAGGAACGGCGAGTATCACTTCAACTGCCCGCTTGACCGGCACTTCCTCGACTTCGCCGGTGTGAATCCCGACGCGTTGCTGAAGCAACTCGCCGCGGGAAAGGGCGACGGTGAAATCCTTGCCTGGATCGGGAAGCACGCGAAGCAGAAGCACAGCGTCATCGAAGTATCGGCATGGAGCGCCTACCACGAGAACCGCGGCCCGGCGGATTTCGAGTCCCGCGAATACTTCAACCACAAATATCTCGAAAAGCTCGCCCCGGCGCGCACGGACATCCTGAGCTGGTTCGATGTGCTCGACGTGGACGACCATGTGAGCTTCGGCGGCAAGGCTTGA
- a CDS encoding tyrosine recombinase, producing the protein MHALIEDFLVHLRHERGQAANTVATYAGLLTRFVTWAGAHGVSDWREVQLKHLMDFLQHERDRALANAPEGSPRRLSGASVYLQIAALRALYRFAEREKFVPANVAEKLSLPRRWKRLPKSLTDAEIQQLLAPPAEGTPDALCDHAALELAYASGLRLSELRGLRLEQLHLEAGFITVVGKGNKERVVPVGSKAVAALHRYLDTARPRLVTPRTPANVFLTRRGTPFARTTLWLRIKRRARLAGIARNVTPHMLRHSFATHLLDHGADLRVIQELLGHASISTTEVYTHVAGSRLREVHDKFHPRSRRAAAAKSAPK; encoded by the coding sequence ATGCACGCGCTCATCGAGGATTTCCTCGTCCACCTGCGGCACGAGCGCGGGCAGGCGGCAAACACGGTGGCCACCTACGCCGGCCTGCTGACACGGTTTGTCACGTGGGCCGGGGCGCACGGCGTGAGCGACTGGCGCGAGGTGCAATTGAAGCACCTGATGGACTTCCTCCAGCACGAGCGGGACCGCGCGCTCGCCAACGCGCCCGAAGGTTCGCCGCGCCGGCTCAGTGGCGCGAGCGTGTATCTGCAGATTGCCGCTCTTCGCGCCCTCTATCGCTTCGCCGAGCGGGAGAAATTCGTCCCCGCGAACGTCGCCGAAAAGCTCTCGCTGCCGCGCCGCTGGAAACGCCTCCCCAAGTCGCTGACCGACGCCGAAATCCAGCAACTGCTCGCGCCGCCCGCCGAGGGAACGCCCGACGCGCTCTGCGACCACGCCGCGCTCGAGCTCGCCTACGCCAGCGGGTTGCGCCTGTCCGAACTGCGCGGCCTGCGGCTCGAACAGCTCCACCTCGAAGCGGGCTTCATCACCGTCGTCGGCAAGGGCAACAAGGAACGCGTCGTGCCCGTCGGCTCCAAGGCGGTCGCGGCGCTCCACCGCTACCTCGACACCGCGCGCCCCAGGCTCGTCACGCCGCGCACGCCCGCGAATGTGTTTCTCACGCGGCGCGGCACGCCCTTCGCCCGCACGACATTGTGGCTGCGGATCAAGCGCCGGGCGCGGCTCGCGGGCATCGCCCGCAACGTCACGCCGCACATGCTGCGCCACAGCTTCGCCACGCACCTCCTCGATCACGGCGCGGACTTGCGCGTCATTCAGGAACTGCTCGGCCACGCCTCCATCAGCACGACGGAAGTTTACACGCACGTCGCCGGCAGCCGCCTGCGCGAGGTGCACGACAAATTCCACCCGCGCTCCCGCCGCGCCGCTGCCGCAAAGTCCGCCCCCAAATGA
- a CDS encoding protein arginine kinase, translating into MNVHQFLAPLAQSCRRTGPHDRIVLSSRVRLARNLRGHSFPGHAKKPDRVRALELIRPTVEGLPEMAGAYSATMDELTPQDKLTLVERHLISREHAARSSGSGLVLNKEESLCVMINEEDHLRMQSLQTGLHVRKAWALIDQVDSTLEKRLDYAFSPDLGYLTACPTNLGTGIRVSAMLHLPGLVLDEQINAIINSVNKLGLAVRGLYGEGTEALGNIFQVSNQKTLGEAELEIVERVAKALDQVLTTELDARKRLLQRKPKALFNYIGRAYGILTNSHIITSKEAMNQLSLLRLGVDLNLFPEIPRSLLEEMFILIQQAHLQQHCGEKLEPEKRDLIRADILRERLQAAPRPKTTDARCLE; encoded by the coding sequence ATGAACGTCCACCAGTTCCTCGCCCCGCTTGCGCAGTCGTGCCGGCGCACCGGGCCGCATGACCGCATCGTGCTGAGCAGCCGCGTCCGCCTCGCGCGCAACCTCCGCGGCCATTCCTTCCCCGGCCACGCCAAGAAGCCCGACCGCGTCCGCGCGCTCGAACTCATCCGGCCGACCGTCGAGGGCCTGCCCGAAATGGCCGGCGCCTACTCGGCGACGATGGACGAGCTCACGCCGCAGGACAAACTCACGCTGGTCGAGCGCCACCTCATCAGCCGCGAACACGCCGCGCGCAGCTCCGGCAGCGGGCTCGTCCTCAACAAGGAGGAATCCCTCTGCGTGATGATCAACGAGGAAGACCACCTGCGGATGCAGTCGCTGCAAACCGGCCTGCACGTGCGCAAGGCCTGGGCGCTCATTGACCAGGTGGATTCCACGCTCGAGAAGCGCCTCGACTACGCGTTCTCTCCCGACCTCGGCTATCTCACGGCCTGCCCCACCAATCTGGGCACCGGCATCCGCGTCAGCGCCATGCTGCATCTGCCCGGCCTTGTGCTCGACGAGCAGATCAACGCCATCATCAACTCCGTGAACAAACTCGGCCTCGCCGTCCGCGGCCTTTACGGCGAAGGCACCGAGGCGCTCGGCAACATTTTCCAGGTCTCCAACCAGAAGACCCTCGGCGAGGCCGAGCTCGAAATCGTCGAGCGGGTCGCCAAGGCGCTCGACCAGGTGCTCACCACCGAGCTCGACGCCCGCAAGCGCCTCCTCCAGCGCAAGCCCAAGGCGCTCTTCAACTACATCGGCCGCGCCTACGGCATCCTCACCAACTCCCACATCATCACGTCGAAGGAGGCGATGAACCAGCTCTCGCTCCTGCGGCTGGGCGTGGACTTGAACCTCTTCCCCGAAATCCCGCGCTCACTCCTCGAGGAGATGTTCATCCTCATCCAGCAGGCCCATCTCCAGCAGCATTGCGGCGAAAAACTCGAGCCCGAGAAGCGCGACCTCATCCGCGCCGACATTCTCCGCGAGCGCCTCCAAGCCGCGCCACGGCCGAAGACCACCGACGCCCGCTGCCTCGAGTGA
- a CDS encoding excinuclease ABC subunit B, whose translation MLCNVCKENEATVHFTQVHMDKMKQVDLCEACSKKNNATDPENFSFADLLLGVGAAQEIEEPSGPELKCPACGYTHADFKKSGRFGCAECYQTFSEGLEVLLKSMHKGTQHKGKAPVSMQQFRDASGKLKQLQKRLEKAILEEDYETAAALRDEIRQAREKLGNVPA comes from the coding sequence ATGCTCTGCAACGTCTGCAAAGAGAACGAGGCCACGGTCCACTTCACGCAAGTCCACATGGACAAGATGAAGCAGGTGGACCTCTGCGAGGCCTGCTCCAAGAAGAACAACGCCACGGACCCGGAGAACTTTTCCTTCGCCGACCTGCTGCTCGGCGTCGGCGCCGCGCAGGAAATCGAGGAGCCCTCCGGCCCCGAGCTCAAGTGCCCCGCCTGCGGCTACACGCACGCCGACTTCAAGAAATCCGGCCGGTTCGGCTGCGCCGAGTGTTACCAGACTTTCTCCGAAGGCCTCGAGGTGCTGCTCAAAAGCATGCACAAGGGCACGCAGCACAAGGGCAAGGCACCCGTCTCCATGCAGCAGTTCCGCGACGCAAGCGGCAAGCTCAAGCAGCTCCAGAAGCGCCTCGAAAAGGCCATCCTCGAGGAGGACTACGAGACCGCCGCCGCGTTGCGCGACGAAATCCGGCAGGCCCGCGAAAAGCTCGGCAACGTCCCCGCCTGA
- the ilvE gene encoding branched-chain-amino-acid transaminase has translation MKVYVDGKFYDEKNAKVSVFDHGLLYGDGVFEGIRAYNGRVFRLTEHVERLFNSAKSILLTIPLTPAEMGRAVVETCRRNKLTDAYIRLVVTRGVGTLGLDPNRCKRASVIIIAGKIQVYPPALYERGMDIVTVPTTRNLVNAVNPAIKSLNYLNNILAKIEANIAGVEEAILLNGEGFVAECTADNLFIVKGRRLLTPPLSAGALYGITRGVVLDLGRESGLETGEPNLTRYDLYIADECFLTGTGAEIIPVVKIDGRVIGTGRPGATTRSLIEKYKALTQVSGEPIGG, from the coding sequence ATGAAGGTTTACGTTGACGGCAAATTCTACGACGAGAAGAACGCGAAGGTCTCCGTGTTCGACCACGGGCTGCTTTATGGCGACGGCGTATTCGAGGGCATTCGCGCCTACAACGGCCGCGTCTTCCGGCTCACGGAGCACGTCGAGCGGCTGTTCAATTCCGCGAAGTCCATCCTGCTCACCATCCCGCTGACGCCGGCCGAAATGGGCCGGGCCGTCGTCGAGACCTGCCGCCGCAACAAACTCACCGACGCCTACATCCGGCTCGTCGTCACCCGCGGCGTCGGCACGCTCGGCCTCGACCCGAACCGCTGCAAGCGCGCGTCCGTGATCATCATCGCGGGGAAAATCCAGGTCTACCCGCCCGCGCTCTACGAACGCGGCATGGACATCGTCACCGTGCCGACCACGCGCAACCTCGTGAACGCGGTCAACCCGGCCATCAAGTCGCTCAACTACCTGAACAACATCCTCGCCAAGATCGAGGCAAACATCGCGGGCGTCGAGGAGGCCATCCTGCTCAACGGCGAGGGCTTCGTGGCGGAGTGCACGGCGGACAACCTGTTCATCGTGAAGGGCCGTCGGCTGCTCACCCCGCCGTTGTCCGCCGGCGCGCTTTACGGCATCACGCGCGGCGTGGTGCTCGACCTCGGGCGCGAGTCCGGCCTCGAGACGGGCGAGCCGAACCTCACGCGCTACGACCTCTACATCGCGGACGAGTGCTTCCTGACCGGCACCGGCGCGGAGATCATCCCCGTGGTGAAGATCGACGGCCGTGTGATCGGCACCGGGCGCCCCGGGGCGACCACCCGGAGTTTGATTGAAAAATACAAGGCGTTGACGCAGGTTTCCGGCGAGCCGATCGGCGGCTGA